The genomic window GATTAAGTAAAACAGAACAGGTAAAATTAAATTTGTTAATCGGTATCTTAATATGTAGAGAAAAAAATGGTTTTTCTTTAAGCAAAGAAGAAGATTTTTTTATTTTTTTGACAAGCTCGGATATTCAACTTGTCATCGATAAAATAGCTGATTTTTTGTCTATTGAAGATGAGACGAAGAAGTGTATTGAAATTCGCTATTTATTAGGTTTTTTGAAGTCATTAGGTGTAGACGAAGTACCTGTTGTGATCCAAACGTCAAAGTTTGAAGATATTGATGAAATAAGTATAAATCTAGCAAGTAAAATCACCTCTGAATTAAAAATAAATGAACACAAAAATCGTATATCTTTCGAAAATAACTTAATTGCGTTAAATAGGTATCATCAAATTTTTGATTTTACTTTGTCTTCCTTTGCTTCAAGTAATCAAAGAGATTATTTTTTGGAATCATATCCCAAACTTAGTAAATCGGTTACGAGAGCCTTAACAATTTATAAAGAGCAATTGCATTTTAGCGATGAGACAAGCGTCAATCAACTTTTTTTTGAGTACGTATTTTTACTAATCAATCATTTTGCTTTTATTGAAATACCTGTTTATGTTTGTGTTGATTTTTCTTTGGGAAATTTATACACGAATTTTATTCAAAATCAAATTCAAGGATTTAAAAATCTAAATATTATTGTAGAGAATCGCTTAACCTCAAAAACAGATATTTTTGTTTCAGATTCTGTTATTGAGAATTTATCGATTACACAAATCATCTGGAAAAGACCACCTACTCCAAACGATTGGGAGGTATTTGGAGATGCAATTATAGAGGTAAAAAGACAAAGAGAAAAGGATGTAAATTAGTTGAAATTTTTATCTGTCATTCTATCCATATTACTGATTGGTAGACAAGGAGTATATCCACTAAGTCAGGCGTCGCGAATAAAAGAGATTTCACTAAAAAAGAAAATCGATTCTTCGAGTCAATCGCAACAGTTGTTTTTTAATGAAGAAAAACAGATGATAACGATTAGTAATACCAAAATCTCTTTGTCAAACAAAGAGAAATTAAAAATAGCAAAAGAACTTCAGCGAATAGAGGATGATTTAGTTATTTTAGAAGCAGATAACTACCTAGTAACAAGCCAAATAAGACACAACTGGGTAAATCAATGAAATGTTTATCAAAGAATATCTTATTAAGTGAAAGAGGGTACAAAATTGAGGAATAAAAAGGCTACATTTTTTTTAAATCTATTAACTAGTATTATCTTGATAATCGGTCAACTTGGATTCTTACCGTTGATTGGAAGTTCATCGGAAATCAGTCCAAGAATTGTTGGAGATGATCCAGGAATTTCTATCAGTGGTCCTAGTATTATTGAGTCACGGCAACAAGTTGAATTAAATATTCATTTAGCTTCTTCAGCAGGCGGAATCGACGAGGATGGGAAAATACAAATCTCGATTCCCCATGAAATTGTTCAAGATGAAAGTGATCTTTTAAATAAACTGATTATCGGTGAGCCATTCTATTTAGATGATTCTTCCTTGACCAAGGATAGTCAGGGAGATTACGTCTTGACGGTGTTTTATGATCATACCAAGATATCTCAAACAGATGCTGTAGGCTATACATTTACGATTAAATTTATTGCTCCGATTTTTAATGTTGGGGATGAAAGTATTCCTGATTTTGTCGAATTTCCTGTTGAATTTTATAAGGGGAATAACTTAGTCAGCAGCGATCAGCTGAATTCCGAAGTACATCGACTAAATAATAGCTTACCTAATCTTTCAAAGTGGAGTACGAGGCCCAAGAAAATAATTGATGGAAATGAAGTTGCACTAATGAGCCTAGATAAACCTGCATCAAATATCTATGCAATAACAGTCAATTATGACCAAAAATCTATGAAAAATGTTAAGCTTACGGATACCATACCAGAAGGGACTCAGTTAACCGATCCAGATACTTATATACCCGCAGTTGGGGATCTAACACCCTATCAACATATAAGAATTGCTAAAGTAACTTCTAGAAAGGCAGATGGTACCCCAAATGAGTGGAAGTATGTAACGAGTGAATTATCTAACAAAATAACTGTGAATAATCAAGGATTTACCATTGATTTCGGCGATGTTACAACTGAAGACAGTTACGTTGTCATGTATGGGGAAGAAATACTAGGGAATCCAACACCGGCAGAATTTGGTGTGAAAAATAATCATGCAGCAATCTATTCAAATGATTCGCTTGTTTCAAGTTATGACTCAGCAATGGCTTTGGACGAATCAAGTTACAGTGGTATTTCTTTAAATAAAAAAGTGGAACAAACTACGCTAGCAGATACAGAAGGGATTTTGGATTATACATTGACTTTGAAAAGTTCAAGCGGTAGTATCCCAGCTGGAACTGTGATAAGTGATCCACTTCCAGACTACACAACCTATCAAACAACTGTTTCAAAAAACGATACAAAAGTATCGGATGCTGTGTATGATTCTACAACTAGAAAAGTTTCTTATACCTTATTAGATACTTTAGAAGAAGGTGAAAGCTTAACTATCGTATTTAATGCAGTTTATAATAATAAAGATGCACAAGCTGGGGATAAAATTATCAATAAGGCGTCAATCAACTATAATGGTACGAGTATATATAGTAATGATGCTGTGACGATATTAGATGGAAGCGCGTATCTAACTAAAATAGCTTCTGAAAATAAAAATCCATTAGCTGGGGCCGTTTTCAAAGTAGTAGATAGTAAGGGGCAGACTGTACTTGAAAATCTAGTATCTGATTCAAGTGGAAAAGTTAATACAGGTTTACTTCCGCCAGGTGATTATCAGTTTATCGAAACCCAAGCGCCAGAAAATTATGCGATCGATCCAACACCTGTTTCATTTACAGTCGTCTCTGGACAAGAAGTTCCTGTAGTGTTATCTAAAACCAATTCCTTAGATACAGGAGGAGTGGTTCTCACGAAAACGGATGATCAAAGCGGAGAAGGTCTAGCTGGCGCAGTCTTCGAGTTACAAGATAAAGAAGGGAAGAAACTGCAAAGTGGATTGACGACTGATGCAAGTGGGAAACTAGCAATCGATGAGTTAGCGCCAGGTGAATATCAGTTGGTAGAAACAAAAGCGCCAACCGGTTATGACCTAGACAAGAAACCAGTCAGCTTCACGATAGAAAAAGGGCAAACCGAAGCGGTAGAAGTAACGAAAACGAACCACTTAACTCCAGGAGGAGTGGTTCTCACGAAAACGGATGATCAAAGCGGAGAAGGTCTAGCTGGCGCAGTCTTCGAGTTACAAGACAAAGAAGGGAAGAAACTGCAAAGTGGATTGACGACTGATGCAAGTGGGAAACTAGCAATCGATGAGTTAGCGCCAGGTGAATATCAGTTGGTAGAAACAAAAGCGCCAACCGGTTATGACCTAGACAAGAAACCAGTCAGCTTCACGATAGAAAAAGGGCAAACCGAAGCGGTAGAAGTAACGAAAACGAACCACTTAACTCCAGGAGGAGTGGTTCTCACGAAAACGGATGATCAAAGCGGAGAAGGTCTAGCTGGCGCAGTCTTCGAGTTACAAGATAAAGAAGGGAAGAAACTGCAAAGTGGATTGACGACTGATGCAAGTGGGAAACTAGCAATCGATGAGTTAGCGCCAGGTGAATATCAGTTGGTAGAAACAAAAGCGCCAACCGGTTATGACCTAGACAAGAAACCAGTCAGCTTCACGATAGAAAAAGGGCAAACCGAAGCGGTAGAAGTAACGAAAACGAATACACGTAAAGCTAACAGTATTTTGCTAGAAAAAATAGACAGCCAATCTGGTGAAAAATTGGCTAATGCCTCATTTATGATTAAAGATCAAAAAGGGAAAATAGTTCAAAAAAATTTAAAAACTGATTCATCTGGACATCTATCAATTGAAGGTTTACCTGAAGGTAGTTACGAATTGATTGAGACGAAAGCACCAGAAGGTTATATTTTAGATGATCGTCCGATAGCTTTTAATATCTCAAAAAGAAACGAATCAGTTGAACTAACAAAAGAAAATGATCCGAAAAAAGTAAATCAAAAGACGGATGAAAGCTTTCCTAAAACTGGTGAACAAAGACAACCTTTACTCGTTTTATTTGGAGTGCTTATCCTCATTTTATTCTTTGGATTCCTAACGTATATAGTTATCAATAAAAAGAAAAAACGGTGAGTAATGAGAGAGACCAGAAAAATACTCTGGTCTCTTTATTTTGTGCTCCCCTAAATCTTAGAAGAGTAAATCAATATTTGGGATTTCAAATGGTGAATATTAGGCAAATAGTTTAAAAAAAAAGAATAGACTTCTACTTATTGGCTATATATTAGTTAAAGGAGAGAAGAACTAAAAATGTCAAAAATAAAAGTAATGTCTATATTTGGTACTCGGCCTGAAGCAATCAAGATGATTCCGTTAATAAAAAAATTAGAAAAAGATGCTCGCTTTACATCAATAGTCGTCATAACAGCACAACACCGTGAAATGTTAGATCAAGTATTGCAATATTTTAATATTGTACCGGATTATGACTTGGATGTCATGGAAAGTAATCAAACTTTGACAAGTATCACTACAAAAATATTAGAAAAGTTGACACCTATTTTGGTAACAGAAAAACCAGATATCGTCTTGGTACATGGGGATACTACGACAACTTATGCGAGTGCATTAGCTGCTTTTTATCAACAAATCAAAATTGGGCACGTAGAAGCTGGTCTTCGAACATGGAATAAACGTTCACCATATCCGGAGGAAGCAAATCGACAATTGACTGATATTCTAAGCGATCTTTACTTTGCGCCGACAGAAAGAAGTAAGGAAAATTTGGAAAAGGAAAACCACTCTCTTGATAGAATCTATATCACTGGAAATACAGCAATTGATACGATGAAATATACAATCAAGGAAAAATATAGTCATCCCTATCTACCAGAACTGAAAGAGAATAGAAAAATGATTGTAGTGACTATGCATCGAAGAGAAAACCTCGGAGAGCCAATGGAGAATGTGTGTCGGGCAATTCATAGGGTTGCTTCTTCCTATCCGAATATTGAATTTGTTTTTCCGATGCATCGCAATCCTAAGGTTAGAGAAAAAGTAGTAAAGATACTAGGTGATTTGCCTAACATTCATTTGATTGAACCGTTAGATGTCGTGGATTTTCATAATTTTATTGCCCGTAGTTATATGATCTTGACAGACTCGGGTGGGGTGCAAGAAGAAGCCCCATCATTGGGGGTACCAGTTCTAGTTTTACGTGACACGACAGAAAGACCAGAAGGCGTAGCTGCGAATACTCTTAAACTTGTCGGCACGAATGAAGAAAACGTGTATCGTGAAATAAAAAACTTGATCGAAAATGAAATTGATCATAAAAAAATGGCACAGGCGTCTAATCCTTATGGAGATGGAAGAGCAAGTGAACGAATCATAGAAGCAATTGCAAATGAGTTTCATCATTTAAATCAAGGCATCAGTGGAGATTTTTAAATTTAATAAAAAAAGGAGCAAAAATAATGTCAATGGTTAAACGAATCTTTCTTTCTATTTTAGCGGTCATGTTGATTGTCGTTATTGGGATTATTGGCTATGTCGGAAAAATCTATTTTGATGTGAAAGCAACAGCAAATGAATCCTATGAAGCAATCGAACGAACAGACGGTTCAAAAAATGACAGCTTAGATTATGAGTCTGGCGAACCTTTTTCTGTCTTATTGTTAGGAACGGATAGCGGTGATTTAGGTAGAACAGAGCAAGGGCGATCAGATACGATGATTGTTGCTACAGTCAATCCTAAAAAAGAAACAACCACATTAGTCAGCATTCCAAGAGATACTTATACAGAAATCGTAGGGCATGGTACAACGGATAAAATCAATCACGCCTATGCTTATGGGGGCGTTCCTATGTCACTATCAACTGTAGAAAATTTATTAAATGTTCCGATTGATTATTATGTTCAAATCGATTTAAAAGGCATGCAAGAATTAGTTGATGCTGTGGGCGGTGTTGACGTAAATAATGCCTTCAGTTTTAATTATGAAGGAACCGATTTCCCAAT from Enterococcus sp. DIV1094 includes these protein-coding regions:
- a CDS encoding LCP family protein; protein product: MSMVKRIFLSILAVMLIVVIGIIGYVGKIYFDVKATANESYEAIERTDGSKNDSLDYESGEPFSVLLLGTDSGDLGRTEQGRSDTMIVATVNPKKETTTLVSIPRDTYTEIVGHGTTDKINHAYAYGGVPMSLSTVENLLNVPIDYYVQIDLKGMQELVDAVGGVDVNNAFSFNYEGTDFPIGKLHLDGEKALKYSRMRYDDPDGDYGRQKRQRQIVTGIIDQLKSIKTLTNYKDFLEIIGGNMKTDVPWNMMQSMVKQYRPALKKIKSDQLMGTGFTGDGVTGEQGISYQKVEEKELTRIQNELKEQLK
- a CDS encoding SpaA isopeptide-forming pilin-related protein, with protein sequence MRNKKATFFLNLLTSIILIIGQLGFLPLIGSSSEISPRIVGDDPGISISGPSIIESRQQVELNIHLASSAGGIDEDGKIQISIPHEIVQDESDLLNKLIIGEPFYLDDSSLTKDSQGDYVLTVFYDHTKISQTDAVGYTFTIKFIAPIFNVGDESIPDFVEFPVEFYKGNNLVSSDQLNSEVHRLNNSLPNLSKWSTRPKKIIDGNEVALMSLDKPASNIYAITVNYDQKSMKNVKLTDTIPEGTQLTDPDTYIPAVGDLTPYQHIRIAKVTSRKADGTPNEWKYVTSELSNKITVNNQGFTIDFGDVTTEDSYVVMYGEEILGNPTPAEFGVKNNHAAIYSNDSLVSSYDSAMALDESSYSGISLNKKVEQTTLADTEGILDYTLTLKSSSGSIPAGTVISDPLPDYTTYQTTVSKNDTKVSDAVYDSTTRKVSYTLLDTLEEGESLTIVFNAVYNNKDAQAGDKIINKASINYNGTSIYSNDAVTILDGSAYLTKIASENKNPLAGAVFKVVDSKGQTVLENLVSDSSGKVNTGLLPPGDYQFIETQAPENYAIDPTPVSFTVVSGQEVPVVLSKTNSLDTGGVVLTKTDDQSGEGLAGAVFELQDKEGKKLQSGLTTDASGKLAIDELAPGEYQLVETKAPTGYDLDKKPVSFTIEKGQTEAVEVTKTNHLTPGGVVLTKTDDQSGEGLAGAVFELQDKEGKKLQSGLTTDASGKLAIDELAPGEYQLVETKAPTGYDLDKKPVSFTIEKGQTEAVEVTKTNHLTPGGVVLTKTDDQSGEGLAGAVFELQDKEGKKLQSGLTTDASGKLAIDELAPGEYQLVETKAPTGYDLDKKPVSFTIEKGQTEAVEVTKTNTRKANSILLEKIDSQSGEKLANASFMIKDQKGKIVQKNLKTDSSGHLSIEGLPEGSYELIETKAPEGYILDDRPIAFNISKRNESVELTKENDPKKVNQKTDESFPKTGEQRQPLLVLFGVLILILFFGFLTYIVINKKKKR
- the wecB gene encoding non-hydrolyzing UDP-N-acetylglucosamine 2-epimerase, with translation MSKIKVMSIFGTRPEAIKMIPLIKKLEKDARFTSIVVITAQHREMLDQVLQYFNIVPDYDLDVMESNQTLTSITTKILEKLTPILVTEKPDIVLVHGDTTTTYASALAAFYQQIKIGHVEAGLRTWNKRSPYPEEANRQLTDILSDLYFAPTERSKENLEKENHSLDRIYITGNTAIDTMKYTIKEKYSHPYLPELKENRKMIVVTMHRRENLGEPMENVCRAIHRVASSYPNIEFVFPMHRNPKVREKVVKILGDLPNIHLIEPLDVVDFHNFIARSYMILTDSGGVQEEAPSLGVPVLVLRDTTERPEGVAANTLKLVGTNEENVYREIKNLIENEIDHKKMAQASNPYGDGRASERIIEAIANEFHHLNQGISGDF
- a CDS encoding helix-turn-helix domain-containing protein, whose amino-acid sequence is MQLEFFLEDKERIKLAILRYIELKDRSIEVRELASFIEITETRLKKFLDELNNELYQFESNAHIHSDGVIVHPINIDYSIVKKFRLTYYKEAPTFLLFKAFIEENMTVKEFSIRHYFALPTVYLRQRTIKKFLSKHNLEIKNGKVVGNEIIIRNLIFSVFFDIYNGIELPFTEEIRNQIKSLSEYLTFLFHLRLSKTEQVKLNLLIGILICREKNGFSLSKEEDFFIFLTSSDIQLVIDKIADFLSIEDETKKCIEIRYLLGFLKSLGVDEVPVVIQTSKFEDIDEISINLASKITSELKINEHKNRISFENNLIALNRYHQIFDFTLSSFASSNQRDYFLESYPKLSKSVTRALTIYKEQLHFSDETSVNQLFFEYVFLLINHFAFIEIPVYVCVDFSLGNLYTNFIQNQIQGFKNLNIIVENRLTSKTDIFVSDSVIENLSITQIIWKRPPTPNDWEVFGDAIIEVKRQREKDVN